The proteins below are encoded in one region of Maribacter aestuarii:
- a CDS encoding arsenate reductase family protein produces MGTISKHKNQIRLYYSSENSLGQQVGAYVSSSEKKLLSIDISKTEVTGTQWTEIAEGLGIEVSELIGIDHPDFKKKYGEDHIKLKTNDWLKILEKNPQLLKYPIAIHGKDYIRLESSAAFKKFMEDDSAGINNHW; encoded by the coding sequence ATGGGAACGATATCAAAACATAAAAATCAGATTAGGTTATATTACAGTTCGGAAAATAGTTTGGGGCAACAGGTGGGTGCTTATGTCTCAAGTTCTGAAAAGAAGCTGCTTAGTATAGACATATCAAAAACCGAAGTCACGGGTACGCAGTGGACCGAAATAGCTGAAGGGCTTGGGATTGAAGTTTCTGAGCTTATTGGTATTGATCATCCAGATTTTAAGAAGAAATACGGGGAAGACCATATAAAATTGAAGACTAACGATTGGTTGAAGATATTGGAAAAAAATCCGCAATTGCTCAAATATCCAATAGCCATCCATGGAAAGGACTACATTCGGTTGGAATCATCTGCAGCTTTCAAGAAATTTATGGAAGATGATAGTGCGGGCATTAATAATCACTGGTAA
- a CDS encoding helix-turn-helix domain-containing protein, translated as MTKKKELKDFNVLDVVKDIAQRLNVDYEEENNEICLEIPEEVGTGNINAMSFTHGVGVLNLDCRFKSEIRFELNQPLVQPLEIIFNRESAFTHEFDGKEKDQEIKHLESAIISCNGRHGNVVTLPANEPICFFSLEINRKLFEEKIESFLPEMNEELEALFRDVNGVNLFFYKGHYSLDIAKCIEESTNCEHTGFTKSVFIEGKCYEILAHHLRQYLDDLADPDGRKILRQATVEKIEEAAEIIREELEHMDNILALSRRVGLNQNTLQNGFKHLYGTSVNQYIKNARMELARELMESTGLNITEITYKIGINSRSYFSKLFKQRYSMTPQQYMKKLNTSNDESPKTA; from the coding sequence ATGACCAAAAAGAAGGAGTTGAAAGATTTTAACGTTTTAGACGTCGTCAAGGACATAGCACAGCGCCTCAACGTGGATTATGAAGAGGAGAATAACGAAATCTGTTTGGAAATTCCGGAGGAAGTTGGAACAGGTAATATTAACGCTATGAGTTTTACACATGGGGTTGGTGTTTTAAATTTGGATTGCAGATTTAAAAGCGAAATAAGATTTGAGTTAAATCAGCCATTGGTGCAACCCTTAGAAATCATATTTAACAGGGAGTCTGCTTTTACGCACGAATTTGATGGAAAAGAAAAAGATCAGGAGATTAAACATTTAGAAAGTGCTATCATTTCTTGCAACGGTCGTCACGGCAACGTTGTAACCCTGCCGGCAAATGAGCCCATTTGTTTTTTCAGTTTGGAAATCAATAGAAAATTGTTCGAAGAAAAAATAGAGTCTTTCTTGCCAGAAATGAACGAGGAACTAGAAGCACTTTTTAGGGACGTGAACGGGGTAAACCTATTTTTTTATAAAGGTCACTATAGTTTGGATATTGCCAAATGTATTGAAGAGAGTACGAACTGTGAGCATACCGGCTTTACTAAAAGTGTATTTATAGAGGGAAAATGTTATGAAATTTTAGCACACCACCTAAGACAATATTTAGACGACCTAGCGGACCCGGATGGAAGAAAAATATTACGGCAAGCGACCGTTGAAAAAATTGAGGAGGCCGCCGAAATTATAAGGGAGGAGCTAGAACATATGGACAATATTCTGGCATTATCAAGAAGAGTAGGCCTCAATCAAAATACTTTACAGAATGGGTTTAAACATTTGTACGGTACATCTGTAAATCAGTACATAAAAAATGCCCGTATGGAATTGGCAAGGGAGCTCATGGAGAGTACCGGTCTTAATATTACAGAGATTACTTATAAAATAGGTATTAATTCACGCAGTTATTTTTCGAAGTTATTTAAACAACGCTATTCCATGACGCCTCAGCAGTATATGAAAAAATTAAATACATCAAATGATGAGTCTCCAAAAACGGCTTAA
- a CDS encoding DUF1328 domain-containing protein, with amino-acid sequence MLRWTITFIVLAIIAAVFGFGGIAAGAASIAKILFFIFIVLFILSLLKGKKVF; translated from the coding sequence ATGTTACGTTGGACAATTACTTTTATCGTTTTGGCAATTATAGCTGCAGTGTTTGGCTTTGGTGGAATAGCAGCAGGTGCTGCAAGTATTGCTAAAATCCTATTTTTCATTTTTATAGTACTATTTATCCTATCTTTATTGAAAGGAAAGAAAGTTTTCTAA
- a CDS encoding helix-turn-helix domain-containing protein, which translates to MMREFVITSIKDERILFQLNACLDGELTEEWGERTLRFDNEIGKGVIRNIGFDWGVSLLDCDVTFYKDVKLVFKTTSVSPIEFVFISKGSFKYGQDDSEEYLDLEQFQNIILSPKRYAKKTFLFPAGKDLKVNFIRILRKDYLKKKNNNVTYLNDLLLSVFNDAEGNEPYSHGGSFNLKIADEVKALEKVHDNGMMRTLSLEGRIYLILSLQLLEHHNFEMSESLPESLTKEDIKKIHRLSEYILDNISGPLSVDILSTESGLSPKKLQLGFKVLYSKTVNEYIRQLKLEISRDYLKTTNLSVSEIVYEVGIKSRSYFSKIFTEAYGILPTDYRKQLKVSKSTT; encoded by the coding sequence ATGATGCGGGAATTTGTAATAACAAGTATTAAAGATGAGCGCATCCTGTTTCAATTGAACGCATGTTTAGACGGAGAATTGACTGAGGAATGGGGAGAACGGACCTTAAGGTTTGACAATGAAATTGGGAAGGGCGTCATAAGAAATATCGGTTTTGATTGGGGAGTTTCCCTGTTGGATTGTGACGTTACCTTTTATAAGGACGTGAAGCTTGTATTTAAAACTACAAGTGTTTCCCCTATAGAATTCGTATTTATCTCCAAAGGGTCTTTTAAGTATGGTCAAGATGATTCCGAGGAATATTTAGACTTGGAACAGTTCCAGAATATTATTCTTTCTCCCAAACGTTATGCAAAAAAAACCTTTCTTTTTCCGGCAGGTAAGGATTTAAAAGTGAATTTTATCCGGATTTTGCGCAAGGATTATCTGAAAAAGAAAAACAATAATGTAACCTATCTTAACGATCTTTTACTTTCAGTCTTTAACGATGCCGAAGGTAATGAACCTTACTCCCACGGCGGAAGTTTTAATCTCAAGATTGCTGATGAGGTAAAAGCTCTTGAAAAAGTTCACGATAATGGTATGATGAGAACGCTTTCGTTGGAAGGTAGAATATATCTAATATTGTCCTTGCAATTATTGGAGCACCATAATTTTGAAATGTCAGAATCACTCCCTGAGTCATTGACCAAAGAGGACATTAAAAAGATACATCGATTGTCTGAATATATTCTTGACAACATTTCGGGGCCATTATCAGTTGATATTCTATCTACGGAATCCGGTCTTAGCCCCAAGAAATTACAACTAGGCTTTAAGGTGTTGTATTCAAAAACGGTTAATGAGTATATACGTCAGTTAAAATTAGAGATTTCTAGGGATTATCTCAAGACTACTAATCTTTCTGTATCAGAGATTGTGTATGAAGTTGGTATTAAAAGTAGAAGCTATTTTTCTAAGATATTTACTGAGGCATACGGCATTTTACCAACAGATTATAGAAAACAATTGAAAGTTTCTAAGTCAACTACTTAA